A section of the Pseudanabaena mucicola str. Chao 1806 genome encodes:
- the grpE gene encoding nucleotide exchange factor GrpE has translation MIEEENLSNSDDLIDEDDDVLESRLQQLATEESKCLSNQEEISVESPTPPATSDEPKAEASKASAAAAATLEKINGLIAESTSLKEQLDDRKQQYLRLYADFENFRKRTERDKEELEGTVTGKILKKILPVVDDFERAQLQILPKNDGEAAIHKSYQSVYKQLLKCLKETGVARMEAVGQEFDPNFHEAIMQEPSAEYDEGIITEELRPGYLVSDDRVLRHALVKVSSGKIDGAESEPENGLENSQNNESGEAS, from the coding sequence ATGATCGAAGAAGAAAACTTATCCAACTCTGATGATCTCATCGACGAAGATGACGATGTTCTTGAGTCAAGGTTACAACAACTTGCCACCGAAGAATCGAAGTGTCTCTCAAACCAAGAAGAGATAAGTGTCGAAAGCCCAACCCCTCCTGCAACATCTGATGAACCTAAAGCTGAAGCCAGCAAAGCTAGTGCTGCTGCTGCTGCTACCCTTGAAAAAATCAACGGTTTGATCGCTGAGTCCACATCTCTAAAGGAACAGTTAGATGATCGCAAGCAGCAATACTTGCGCTTGTATGCCGACTTCGAGAATTTTCGCAAACGTACAGAGCGCGATAAAGAAGAGCTAGAAGGAACAGTTACAGGTAAAATTCTTAAAAAAATCTTGCCTGTAGTTGATGACTTTGAAAGAGCACAATTACAGATTTTGCCGAAAAATGATGGTGAAGCTGCAATTCACAAAAGCTATCAGTCAGTATACAAACAACTTCTAAAGTGCCTTAAAGAAACAGGTGTAGCAAGAATGGAAGCAGTTGGTCAAGAATTTGACCCGAACTTCCATGAAGCTATCATGCAGGAACCTTCGGCAGAATATGACGAGGGTATAATTACCGAAGAATTGCGTCCTGGCTACTTGGTAAGTGATGATCGCGTTTTACGTCATGCCTTAGTTAAAGTATCGTCAGGTAAGATTGACGGAGCTGAGAGCGAACCTGAAAATGGTTTAGAAAATTCCCAAAATAATGAATCTGGTGAAGCTAGTTAG
- a CDS encoding pentapeptide repeat-containing protein, translating into MTDIQTWPLNIDFTIAVQNPQLCFADPDLKQASTSKNSRGRVLLWSGNFATVYKLTKGDHSWAVRCFTRIPQADVQERYQLISEYLSKHQIPYLVDFEFLAQGILVKGQWYPILKMDWVEGTELDRYIGEYIDDSQVLLRLERQLKQLQKDLQRIGIAHGDLQHGNIMVDDRGELKLVDYDGMYVPALRGSPPLEVGHPNYQPPKRSTKDFGDRLDDFSFAVISLSLRALATEPHLWATFHEDNKNLIFRQNDFQEPDASPVFQAIANIPDDETRELCDHLISQCHGKEQDVKPEYQESQPPLKLLPRKVLLRWGLFGFILLITVGTIWLLFQKNTTTNPVTKIPKTKPTNATIAPTLNSPTPPLDPPVKLTPITTSVLLEQYAKGRRDFSYIQLTGTQGDRLQGQDLRNINLSNSNLESGNFRQLILKNANLNGIKLIKGDLRGSDLSNASLIDANLALSNLSEANLTQSSLLRANLAQSNLGSAILQKAELMKSNLSEADLNSANLSGANLALANLRKTNLTKANLSNSNLAAVNLNEAILENADLTTANLRSAELRQTIFTNANLSIANLTAANLVLVDLAGANLNGANFRNVTIKDLGSIESADFTNTLNLASNVRQYLCTLASGNISETGLPTKTSLNCSP; encoded by the coding sequence ATGACCGATATCCAAACTTGGCCGTTAAATATTGACTTCACGATCGCGGTACAAAATCCGCAGCTTTGCTTTGCCGATCCCGATCTCAAGCAGGCGAGTACTTCTAAGAATTCACGGGGCAGAGTTTTACTATGGTCGGGTAATTTTGCCACGGTTTATAAGCTTACAAAAGGCGATCACTCTTGGGCAGTCCGTTGCTTTACGCGCATACCTCAAGCCGATGTACAGGAACGTTATCAGTTAATTAGTGAATATTTAAGTAAACATCAGATTCCCTATCTAGTAGATTTTGAATTTTTGGCTCAGGGAATTTTAGTCAAGGGTCAATGGTATCCGATTCTGAAAATGGATTGGGTCGAGGGCACAGAGCTAGATCGCTATATTGGTGAATATATTGACGATTCACAGGTATTACTACGTTTAGAGCGGCAATTAAAACAACTACAAAAAGATCTGCAACGGATAGGCATTGCCCACGGGGATTTGCAGCATGGCAATATTATGGTGGATGATCGTGGGGAATTGAAACTCGTTGACTATGACGGAATGTATGTACCTGCATTGCGGGGTTCCCCTCCCCTTGAGGTGGGACATCCAAACTATCAGCCACCTAAACGCTCAACTAAGGATTTTGGTGATCGCCTTGATGATTTTTCCTTTGCTGTAATATCCCTGTCACTCCGCGCTTTAGCCACAGAGCCTCATTTGTGGGCAACTTTTCATGAGGATAATAAAAATTTAATTTTTCGGCAAAATGATTTTCAAGAACCTGATGCCTCGCCTGTATTTCAAGCGATCGCAAATATTCCCGATGATGAAACCCGTGAACTATGCGATCACTTGATCAGCCAATGTCATGGCAAAGAACAAGATGTCAAGCCAGAGTACCAAGAGTCACAACCTCCTTTAAAGCTTCTACCACGCAAAGTCTTGCTAAGATGGGGATTATTCGGCTTCATCTTACTAATTACTGTTGGCACTATTTGGCTACTGTTCCAGAAAAATACCACTACGAACCCTGTTACGAAAATCCCTAAGACAAAACCCACAAATGCGACCATTGCACCAACGCTAAATTCGCCTACCCCTCCTCTAGATCCACCTGTTAAGTTAACTCCGATTACCACATCGGTCTTGCTAGAACAATATGCCAAAGGGCGGCGCGATTTTTCTTATATTCAGTTGACAGGTACTCAGGGAGATCGCCTCCAAGGTCAAGATTTACGTAATATCAATCTTAGTAACTCCAACCTAGAGTCGGGGAACTTCCGCCAATTAATCCTCAAAAATGCGAACTTAAACGGTATTAAGCTAATCAAAGGTGATCTCCGAGGCTCTGATCTCAGTAATGCCAGCCTAATTGATGCAAATTTAGCACTTTCTAATCTATCGGAAGCAAATCTAACTCAATCTAGCTTGTTGCGAGCAAATTTAGCCCAGTCAAATCTTGGTTCAGCGATATTACAAAAGGCTGAGTTAATGAAAAGTAATCTCAGTGAAGCTGATCTCAACTCAGCCAATCTCAGTGGTGCAAATTTAGCCCTTGCCAACCTGCGGAAAACTAACCTTACTAAAGCAAATCTGAGCAATAGTAACTTGGCTGCAGTCAATCTCAATGAGGCAATTCTGGAAAATGCAGATTTAACTACAGCCAACTTAAGATCAGCAGAACTCCGTCAAACGATTTTTACCAATGCTAATCTTAGTATTGCCAACCTCACAGCCGCGAATCTCGTCTTAGTTGATTTGGCTGGAGCCAACTTGAATGGGGCAAATTTTCGGAATGTAACCATTAAAGATCTTGGCAGCATTGAATCTGCGGACTTTACGAATACGCTCAATCTGGCAAGTAATGTACGTCAATATCTCTGTACTCTAGCTTCTGGCAATATTTCTGAGACTGGGCTCCCCACCAAAACAAGCCTCAATTGTTCGCCATAA
- the dnaK gene encoding molecular chaperone DnaK: MSKVIGIDLGTTNSCVSVLEGGKPVVISSAEGGRTTPSIVAFVKDSNERIVGQVAKRQSVTNSVNTIYSIKRFIGRSWAETESERRRVPYTTVKGKDETVDVQIGDKAYTPQEISAMILQKLKQDAENYLGEEVTQAVITVPAYFTDTQRQATKDAGAISGLEVLRIVNEPTAASLAYGLDKQEQDQIVLVFDLGGGTFDVSVLQLGDGIFEVKATSGNNHLGGDDFDAAIVDWLIADFKEKEGIDLSTDKTAIQRLKEAAEKAKIELSSAPSTLISLPFIAADETGPKTIELDFTRAKFDEITAHLVKSTLEPTAQALKDAGLLTKEINRIILVGGSTRIPSVQEAISKFFDGKKPDQSVNPDEAVAIGAAVQAGILGGEVKDLLLLDVIPLSIGLETQGGVFTKNLERNTTIPTSKSQIFSTAVDNQSAVEIHVLQGERAMAKDNKSLGKFELEGIRPAPRGIPQIEVSFDIDANGILKVSARDVDTGVEQSISITNTGGLSPSEIERMRMEAEVYAEEDSARRELANMRNQASNLIRTVEEILRDNGPTVISQSMREEPIKNMEKLKKLYESDDATYENLQIAIKPLQQSLFELTQSVEKYSQVERIKQNSSDTLE, from the coding sequence ATGTCGAAAGTAATTGGAATTGACCTTGGTACGACAAACAGTTGTGTGTCGGTTTTAGAAGGTGGCAAACCTGTTGTCATATCTAGTGCAGAAGGTGGACGCACTACACCAAGTATTGTTGCCTTTGTCAAAGATAGCAATGAACGGATTGTTGGACAGGTCGCCAAGCGCCAATCCGTTACTAACTCGGTAAATACTATTTACAGTATCAAGCGTTTTATCGGACGTAGCTGGGCAGAAACCGAAAGTGAGCGCCGTCGTGTTCCCTATACGACAGTTAAGGGCAAAGATGAAACTGTCGATGTCCAAATCGGCGATAAAGCCTATACGCCTCAAGAAATTTCCGCAATGATCTTGCAAAAGTTGAAGCAGGATGCTGAAAATTATCTTGGTGAAGAGGTAACTCAAGCGGTTATTACCGTACCCGCCTATTTCACTGATACGCAACGGCAAGCCACTAAGGACGCTGGTGCAATTTCAGGCTTAGAGGTTTTACGGATCGTCAACGAACCGACAGCCGCTTCCCTTGCCTATGGTTTGGATAAACAGGAGCAAGATCAAATTGTTTTAGTATTTGACCTTGGTGGCGGTACGTTTGATGTGTCTGTACTGCAATTAGGGGACGGTATTTTTGAAGTTAAGGCAACTTCGGGAAATAATCACCTCGGTGGGGATGACTTTGACGCAGCGATCGTAGATTGGCTAATTGCTGATTTTAAAGAGAAAGAGGGTATTGATTTATCCACTGATAAAACGGCAATTCAACGTCTTAAGGAAGCTGCCGAAAAGGCAAAAATTGAGCTGTCTAGTGCTCCTTCAACCCTGATTAGCTTGCCTTTTATTGCGGCAGATGAAACAGGACCCAAAACCATTGAATTAGACTTTACCCGTGCTAAGTTTGACGAGATCACGGCTCATTTGGTTAAGTCAACCCTTGAGCCTACAGCCCAAGCGCTCAAAGATGCAGGGCTATTAACGAAAGAAATTAATCGCATCATTTTAGTTGGTGGTTCGACGAGGATTCCTTCAGTCCAAGAAGCGATTTCCAAATTCTTTGATGGTAAAAAGCCTGATCAGTCAGTTAACCCCGATGAAGCTGTAGCGATTGGTGCTGCTGTGCAAGCAGGAATTTTAGGTGGTGAAGTTAAAGACTTATTACTGCTAGATGTAATACCTCTGTCTATTGGCTTAGAAACTCAAGGAGGTGTATTCACCAAAAACCTAGAGCGCAACACTACGATTCCCACCAGCAAATCTCAGATTTTCTCCACTGCTGTAGATAATCAATCGGCTGTAGAAATCCACGTTTTGCAAGGTGAACGGGCGATGGCAAAGGATAATAAGAGCCTTGGTAAGTTTGAGCTAGAAGGTATTCGTCCTGCGCCACGGGGTATTCCTCAAATTGAGGTTTCTTTTGATATTGATGCCAACGGTATTCTCAAGGTATCGGCAAGAGATGTAGATACTGGTGTTGAGCAAAGTATTAGCATTACTAATACGGGTGGATTGAGTCCCAGCGAAATTGAGAGAATGCGGATGGAGGCTGAGGTCTATGCAGAAGAGGATAGCGCCCGTCGTGAGCTTGCAAATATGCGTAACCAAGCATCTAATCTAATCCGTACGGTTGAGGAAATCCTCAGGGATAATGGGCCAACAGTAATTAGCCAAAGTATGCGTGAAGAGCCTATCAAGAATATGGAGAAGCTCAAAAAACTGTATGAGTCTGACGACGCAACTTATGAGAATTTACAAATTGCGATTAAGCCTCTGCAACAGTCATTGTTTGAGCTAACTCAATCAGTTGAAAAATACTCTCAGGTTGAGCGAATCAAACAAAATTCTAGCGACACTTTAGAATAA
- the nagA gene encoding N-acetylglucosamine-6-phosphate deacetylase, with amino-acid sequence MTGLREIICSTQGAIDLQINGALGIPFNDLNRDRAAQLPEICRFLYQQGLDGFLPTLITTSVEQLHQSLHFLTEAISHQQQHPDPHEAKILGVHLEGPFLHPDKRGAHPSKHLLPLNLDTLRHVLGDYTDIIKLVTLAPELDPSGETIQYLRDRQIIVSLGHSTANAEQTRTAIAQGATMVTHAFNAMPSLHHRDVGLLGEAILSDQVWCGLIADGVHVSPTMIKLLYRMKKQIFLVSDALAPLGLPDGNYPWDDRQITIQKGTARLPDGTLSGTTLPLIHAVNNLVQWNVCTTKEAIDLAINMPRHAMNLDVDPKATKRLTWTQITYSCASPISSNELVSSYLDCEFN; translated from the coding sequence ATGACAGGTTTACGTGAAATCATCTGTTCTACCCAAGGAGCAATTGATCTGCAAATTAATGGAGCATTAGGAATTCCTTTTAATGATTTAAATCGCGATCGCGCCGCTCAGTTACCAGAAATCTGTCGATTTCTCTATCAGCAAGGACTAGACGGATTTCTGCCTACCCTCATTACTACTTCTGTTGAGCAATTACATCAATCACTCCATTTCCTAACCGAAGCGATTAGCCATCAACAGCAACATCCTGATCCTCATGAAGCCAAAATTTTAGGAGTCCATCTCGAAGGTCCTTTTCTGCATCCAGATAAGCGGGGCGCACATCCCTCAAAGCATCTATTACCGCTTAATCTCGATACATTGCGACATGTGTTAGGAGATTATACCGACATTATTAAACTAGTCACCCTTGCCCCCGAACTTGATCCATCAGGAGAAACGATTCAATATTTACGTGATCGCCAAATTATTGTTAGTCTTGGTCACTCTACAGCAAATGCAGAACAAACGAGAACAGCGATCGCTCAAGGTGCAACAATGGTCACTCATGCTTTTAATGCCATGCCGAGTTTGCATCATCGCGATGTGGGGCTATTAGGTGAAGCAATATTAAGCGATCAAGTTTGGTGCGGATTAATTGCCGATGGCGTTCATGTTTCACCCACAATGATCAAACTCCTCTATCGGATGAAAAAACAAATTTTTCTAGTCAGTGATGCCCTTGCCCCCCTTGGGTTACCTGATGGTAATTATCCTTGGGATGATCGCCAAATTACGATTCAAAAAGGCACAGCGAGATTACCCGATGGTACACTTTCAGGCACAACACTACCTCTGATTCATGCGGTTAATAATTTAGTACAGTGGAATGTTTGCACAACAAAAGAGGCAATTGATTTAGCAATCAATATGCCACGACATGCGATGAACTTAGATGTCGATCCCAAAGCAACTAAAAGATTAACTTGGACTCAGATTACTTACTCTTGCGCGTCTCCAATATCAAGCAATGAACTTGTTAGCAGCTACTTAGATTGCGAATTTAATTGA
- the accD gene encoding acetyl-CoA carboxylase, carboxyltransferase subunit beta produces the protein MSLFDWFAETRSRASEAYRRKTPNLNQDSQEREIPDGLWHKCSSCGTLTYVKDLKTNLMVCPECGHHNQVNAYERIAQLIDSGTWEEMDADLTSCDPLDFKDRKPYIDRIKEYRQKTGLRDGVITGIGKISGCDVALAVMDFRFMGGSMGSVVGEKITRILETATVKRYPALIFCASGGARMQEGILSLMQMAKTSAALERHRQANLLYIPILTNPTTGGVTASFAMLGDLILAEPKALIGFTGRRVIEQTLKQKIPEGFQSAEYLLDHGFVDAVIPRTKLKQSLAMILKMHQPQADIASDRHLNGAIKSGIDIVSEASLASEV, from the coding sequence ATGTCACTGTTTGATTGGTTTGCTGAAACACGCTCTCGTGCTAGTGAAGCATATCGCCGCAAAACCCCTAATTTAAATCAAGACTCTCAAGAACGCGAAATTCCTGATGGTTTGTGGCACAAATGTTCTAGTTGTGGCACTTTGACCTATGTTAAGGACTTGAAAACTAATTTGATGGTTTGCCCCGAATGTGGTCATCACAATCAAGTTAATGCCTATGAGCGTATAGCCCAATTAATCGACTCAGGTACGTGGGAAGAGATGGATGCAGATTTGACTTCCTGTGACCCTCTAGATTTTAAAGATCGTAAGCCCTATATTGATCGCATTAAAGAATATCGACAAAAGACTGGCTTAAGAGATGGGGTGATCACTGGCATTGGTAAGATCAGTGGTTGTGATGTGGCTCTAGCGGTTATGGATTTCCGCTTTATGGGGGGCAGTATGGGATCTGTCGTCGGTGAAAAAATTACCCGAATTCTCGAAACTGCAACGGTAAAGCGTTATCCCGCTTTGATCTTTTGTGCTTCTGGTGGGGCACGAATGCAGGAGGGGATTTTGAGCTTGATGCAAATGGCAAAGACTTCGGCAGCGCTTGAGCGCCATCGTCAGGCAAATTTGTTGTATATTCCCATTTTGACTAATCCGACAACAGGTGGTGTAACGGCAAGTTTTGCGATGCTTGGAGATTTGATTTTAGCTGAACCTAAAGCTTTGATTGGATTTACTGGGCGGCGTGTGATTGAGCAGACCCTTAAACAAAAAATTCCCGAAGGTTTCCAATCGGCGGAATATTTGCTCGATCATGGGTTTGTGGATGCGGTTATACCTAGAACTAAGCTCAAGCAAAGTCTTGCCATGATTTTAAAAATGCATCAACCACAAGCTGATATTGCTAGCGATCGCCATCTTAATGGTGCTATTAAGTCAGGAATTGATATTGTCTCCGAGGCAAGTTTAGCTTCAGAAGTTTAG
- a CDS encoding protein phosphatase 2C domain-containing protein encodes MISSPFQHYANFGFKSIAANGQSYNQSHKYSDRNLYAVDPQSKLKNVEIYRLGYSFDLIQSFSVPKDGNTITECEDIWHYAQGDQLISIALSDGATESSFAKEWAKELVTAFVNRDHACRQAQHLQAWLQPVQQTWQQWLDKQNLTWFAKRKAGTGSFATFLGLEILPDLSWQALATGDSCLFIVRNQQAHLNFPIQSSHEFNHRPRLIGTYTEPANIQMHQANGVATLGDRFYLTTDAIACWIFKQIEASQDPWVKLGELTSQDHFAHWVNELRDHREIANDDTTLLCLEIRRES; translated from the coding sequence TTGATTAGCTCACCTTTCCAACATTATGCCAATTTTGGATTTAAGTCGATCGCTGCAAATGGTCAGAGCTATAATCAGAGCCATAAATATAGCGATCGCAATTTATATGCCGTCGATCCTCAATCTAAGCTAAAAAATGTAGAAATCTATCGTTTAGGCTATAGTTTTGACCTAATTCAGAGTTTCTCAGTCCCCAAAGATGGAAATACGATCACGGAATGTGAAGATATTTGGCATTATGCTCAAGGCGATCAGCTAATTTCTATAGCTTTGTCCGATGGCGCAACTGAATCTTCCTTTGCCAAGGAATGGGCTAAGGAATTAGTAACTGCTTTTGTCAATCGTGATCACGCCTGTAGGCAAGCTCAACATCTCCAAGCATGGCTCCAGCCTGTCCAACAAACTTGGCAACAATGGCTAGACAAGCAAAACTTGACTTGGTTTGCCAAACGCAAAGCAGGAACAGGCTCTTTTGCAACTTTTTTGGGTTTAGAAATTTTGCCAGATTTGAGTTGGCAGGCTTTAGCAACTGGTGATTCTTGTTTATTTATCGTCCGCAACCAGCAAGCACATCTTAATTTTCCAATCCAAAGTAGCCATGAATTTAATCATCGACCACGATTAATTGGCACATATACCGAACCTGCAAATATTCAGATGCATCAAGCCAATGGGGTTGCGACTTTAGGTGATCGCTTTTATTTGACTACCGATGCGATCGCCTGTTGGATTTTCAAGCAAATAGAAGCGAGTCAAGATCCTTGGGTAAAATTAGGTGAGCTTACATCGCAAGATCATTTTGCTCATTGGGTGAATGAATTGCGCGATCACCGTGAGATCGCCAATGACGATACAACTTTGCTATGCCTAGAAATTCGTCGTGAGTCATGA